One Streptosporangium sp. NBC_01495 DNA window includes the following coding sequences:
- a CDS encoding AAA family ATPase, protein MPTLAVVSGPPGTGKTTLAHELAHQLGCPAIIRDEIKQGMVLATPGFTPSSEDPLNLPTLTAFFTVLQVLLRAGVTVVAEAAFQDRLWRPNLEQLADLAHIRVIRCTVPAEIAQGRIAQRAEHSKHRAAHADHDLLKAIAAGQHSIESFAPISLNVPTLIVDTANGYSPDIQHIAAFVGPSPQNGSPANAR, encoded by the coding sequence TTGCCGACGCTGGCCGTCGTGAGCGGTCCACCCGGAACGGGCAAGACGACGCTCGCACACGAGCTCGCCCATCAGCTCGGGTGCCCTGCGATCATCCGGGATGAAATCAAACAAGGGATGGTCCTGGCCACCCCGGGATTCACGCCCAGCTCAGAAGACCCGCTTAATCTTCCCACGTTGACCGCGTTCTTCACCGTGCTGCAGGTCCTGCTCCGTGCTGGCGTGACAGTGGTCGCCGAGGCCGCTTTCCAGGACCGGCTGTGGCGCCCGAACCTGGAACAGCTCGCTGATCTCGCACATATCCGGGTCATCCGCTGCACGGTTCCGGCAGAGATCGCCCAGGGGCGGATCGCTCAGCGCGCCGAGCACAGCAAACACCGGGCGGCACACGCTGATCACGATCTCCTCAAAGCCATCGCGGCGGGACAACACTCAATCGAGTCCTTCGCGCCGATCTCTCTGAACGTCCCCACGCTGATAGTGGACACCGCGAACGGCTACAGCCCCGATATTCAGCACATCGCCGCCTTTGTCGGACCATCGCCACAGAACGGTTCCCCAGCCAACGCAAGATGA